The window GCCCCGTCCGGGCGCCCCACCGCCGCCAGTTGGAGTCTGGCCGCGTCGGCCAGTTGGACGAGCCCGCGCCGCAGGGCCTCGCGCAGCGCCTTGCGCCGGGCCTCGGCGTCCTTGGCCTCCACGCGCACCTCGCCCAGCCCCACCACCTGGTAGCGCTGGGTACCCTCCCCCGAGCGCCGCTCCATCACCAGCGTGGCGCCCACCTCGGCGAAGGAGTACGTGCCGCCGTCCTTGAGCGCCTCGCGGGTGAAGGGCAGCTCGAGCGTGAAGGACCAGGAGCCCGGCTCACTCCGCTCGGGTGCGTCCTCCGAGAGCAACTCGAAGCGGCGGCTGTCTCGCAGCACGTCCGTGAAGAGCGCCTGGATGTCCGACGCGGACCATCCGAGCAGACCGTTGTCGATCACCGTCGCGCCCTTGAGCGAGACGTGCTCCACCGGGAAGCGCGGCTCGCGCGAGCGGCAGGCGCCGAGCAGCAACAGCGCCACGAGGAAAGGGAGCAGGCCGGACTTCATACCGGCCTACCCTAACCCAGTCCCGCGCGCCCCTCACGCCCGGAGCGCGTGGATGTCAGGCCGTTCCGCCTTCCGGCGAGCCACCGTTCGATGAGGACGGCCCGGGCTCCCCCTGGGGCTTGGGCTCCTCGGGGGCGGCCGGAGCCGCCTCGGGAGCTGCCTCCGGGACAGGCGACGTCTCGACGGCCACGGCGGGCTCGGCGGGCGGCACGTCCAGGGCAAGCGAGCCCTGGGCCTCGACCGGAGGAGCAGAAGCGGCCTCCACGGGCCCCGCCTCCACGATCGTGGCGGTGACCAGGGTGGTCTCCTGCTGGGTGGTGGTCTCCATCGCCGCGGTCTCCACCGTGGTGGTGGACACCAGGGACTCGGTGGTCACGGCGACGGCGACAGCCCCCTCGGCGGCGCCCGGCTCACCCGGAGCGCCCTCCGGCCCACGACCGCCCCGGCCGCGACGGCCCCGGCGACGACGACGACGACGCTTGCGCTCACCTGCCGCCGCGCCCTCTTCCGAACTCCCCGCCTCGCCTGCCCCACCCGCCACGAAGGCGCTCGCGGCCTCGAGATCCTCGTCCTCGCCCTCCTCGTCGCCCTCCTCCTCCTCGGACAGGCCAGCGGGCGCCGTGGGTGCCGCCTCGGGCGCGGCCGCGGCGGGCGCGGACTCCTTGCCCGGCTCCTCCTTCGCGGCCTTGCGCGCCTGGCGGCGCTCCTCCCGGCGCGCGTCCCGCTCGCGCTGACGCTCCTCGCGCCGCTCCTCCCGGCGCTTCTGGCTGTCGTCCGTGGCCTCGACGGTGACGGGCCCGCGCGACTCCCCTTCCACGCCCGCCTCCTCGCCCTCGTCGGCGCGGGACAGCTTCTCGCGCTGGCGCTCCTCGCGCCGCTTCTGGGCCTCCTCGGCCTCCAGCTTCGCCACCTCGAAGAAGCGCTC is drawn from Cystobacter fuscus DSM 2262 and contains these coding sequences:
- a CDS encoding HEAT repeat domain-containing protein, producing MKSGLLPFLVALLLLGACRSREPRFPVEHVSLKGATVIDNGLLGWSASDIQALFTDVLRDSRRFELLSEDAPERSEPGSWSFTLELPFTREALKDGGTYSFAEVGATLVMERRSGEGTQRYQVVGLGEVRVEAKDAEARRKALREALRRGLVQLADAARLQLAAVGRPDGALVMDLQSPDERVREFALRVLAERRNPAAAPLLIRQLQDEDLQVARQAMGALVEMKESAAVPALIELVKERDVGFMQEVVFAIGEIGGAEAEAYLFTVAQGHDQPDVQAAAQQALDTLYAAHKLATPEARGTDRAEH